The sequence ACCGCTGGCTATAGTCACCGAACTGCGATTGCATCACAATCGAAATTGTCGGGGCCATTACCTGAGCAGCCCCTGCTGAGCGGACCGAAGCCGAATCGCCGTACCGCCCTGAACCTTCATAAACATTATTGAATGTCAGTTGCTCCGGTTGTCGGGGTGGTGGAGGAGTTACCGGCTGGTTATCCGGCTGACCGAATAACCGATCCATGGGCGAAGGGGCTGGTGTATCCTGGGCGGTCTGAAACGTGACCGGTTGTGTCCGTTCATGAATGGGCTTTTCCTGCGTTGGTCGTACGGGAGCAGTAATGACCGGCGGAGTCGGTACTGGGCGAGGTTCTTCCGATGGCCGGTAGTATTTATTCAGAACCGTTGAGAGCGGTTGTGGTTCGGGCGTTTTGCTGGCCGGTTGAGAAAAAATATCGGGAAAGTCAGGGTGCTGGAACGGATCGTCATCGCCAGCATCGAGGTGCCCGTCGGAGCGAATATGTGGGCTATCGCTTCGGTTCGGGCGAGCTTCGGCTGGTTTGTTTGACTGTCCAAGAGGAATGCTAAGACTCGGCGTTTCACGGATTTTACGCAGATCCTGTCGGGTAAGTAATTCAACTGTTGTATTGAAGGCTTTGGCTATTGCCTGAATATTTTGTTGGTTCGGGTTGGCACGTCCTTCTTCGTACGCACCTAATAACGAACGTTTTATGTTGATTTTTCTGGAAAATTGCTCCTGCGTTAGTCCGTTGAGTTTACGCAGGTAGCGGATGTTGTCACTGACGAGCGTCATCCGGTCGGGTTTGCTAAAGTTTTAGCTAAGATAGACGATTCACGATATAAATGCCAACATCAGCCTTTCTGGTCAATTATTTGTACTTTTAAAGTATTCTTTTGGCTCAATTATATTCGCCTGGTATTAGACATGAACACCCTACTTTCTGAAACCGACCTTAGCAACGAATTGAAGGCGGTTTTTGATGCCCAACGCCAATACGCCCCCCAGATGGCGCTTACGACTGTCGACCAGCGTATTGAACGAATCCGGCGCATACAGACGTGGGTAAAGGATCATGAAGCCGATATTCAACGGGTAATGTATGAGGACTTTCGTAAGCCTGCTGCTGAGGTATTGATTGGTGAGTTATTAGCACTTCAGGCTGAGATCAAGCATACAATCCGGCACCTGGCCCATTGGATGAAACCACAACGGCTTCCGACGCCCTTAAGTCTGGTTGGCACGAAGAGTTCGCTACACCATGAACCCAAAGGTAGTGTGCTGATAATGGCACCCTGGAACTACCCGTTTGTGTTGTCTATCAGGCCGCTGATATCGGCTATTGCCGCCGGGAATGTGGTCATGTTGAAGCCTTCTGAATTAACTCCTCATACGGCTGGATTGATTAGACAAATGATCACAGACCTGTTTCCGGTAAAAGAGGTAGCCGTTTTTGAGGGTAATGAAACGATAGCCCAGGCCTTACTGGAATTACCCTTCAACCATATTTTTTTTACGGGAAGTCCTGCCGTTGGCCGCATCGTGATGACCGCTGCTGCGAAGCATCTGGCATCGGTCACGCTCGAACTCGGTGGTAAATCGCCCGCTATTGTCGATGAGTCGGCCACAATCAAACAGGCAGCCGGGCAATTGGCGTGGGGCAAGTGCCTTAATAATGGGCAAACCTGCATTGCCCCTGATTATTTACTGGTGCACGAGTCCATTAAGGAGCCTTTTATGCAGGCGTTTCGAGAGGCCCTGACGAGTATGTATAGCCCTGATGGTAAGCCGGTTGAACAGTCGGACAGTTACGCACGCATTGTGAACAGCAAGCATTTTCAACGGCTCCGTGGCTTGCTTGACGATGCAGTAGAAAAAGGGGCGACCGTAACGGTGGGTGGCAAAATGAACGCCGATCAGCATTTTATGGAACCAACGGTACTGGAGAACGTAAGGGACGATATGCGGATAATGCAGGATGAGATTTTTGGCCCAATACTGCCCGTTCTTTCGTATGCAACGCTCGACCAGGCCATCCAGATCATTAACCAACGAGAAAAGCCGCTGGCGCTTTACATTCACAGCCATAATCGGAAAAATACGCAGTACATTCTGGATCGGACGTCGGCAGGGGATACGGTCATAAACGATACGCTG comes from Spirosoma aureum and encodes:
- a CDS encoding helix-turn-helix domain-containing protein, which produces MTLVSDNIRYLRKLNGLTQEQFSRKINIKRSLLGAYEEGRANPNQQNIQAIAKAFNTTVELLTRQDLRKIRETPSLSIPLGQSNKPAEARPNRSDSPHIRSDGHLDAGDDDPFQHPDFPDIFSQPASKTPEPQPLSTVLNKYYRPSEEPRPVPTPPVITAPVRPTQEKPIHERTQPVTFQTAQDTPAPSPMDRLFGQPDNQPVTPPPPRQPEQLTFNNVYEGSGRYGDSASVRSAGAAQVMAPTISIVMQSQFGDYSQRYQQTEFLHRLPAMHLPTLPDGHYRAFEAGDDFVFPGALLIGQFVRSWFEIADGKMYVLLIQHQRPEGSGIVCRRVYNQVKIKGSLLLTADKAEIPNREVALKEVMEVWEIRAFVSQHIPPPAPSTDRLKQLVDELRFEVDRL
- a CDS encoding aldehyde dehydrogenase family protein, with protein sequence MNTLLSETDLSNELKAVFDAQRQYAPQMALTTVDQRIERIRRIQTWVKDHEADIQRVMYEDFRKPAAEVLIGELLALQAEIKHTIRHLAHWMKPQRLPTPLSLVGTKSSLHHEPKGSVLIMAPWNYPFVLSIRPLISAIAAGNVVMLKPSELTPHTAGLIRQMITDLFPVKEVAVFEGNETIAQALLELPFNHIFFTGSPAVGRIVMTAAAKHLASVTLELGGKSPAIVDESATIKQAAGQLAWGKCLNNGQTCIAPDYLLVHESIKEPFMQAFREALTSMYSPDGKPVEQSDSYARIVNSKHFQRLRGLLDDAVEKGATVTVGGKMNADQHFMEPTVLENVRDDMRIMQDEIFGPILPVLSYATLDQAIQIINQREKPLALYIHSHNRKNTQYILDRTSAGDTVINDTLLQFGNVELPFGGVNNSGLGKSNGFFSFQEFSNQRGVMQRDFGTMKFLYPPYTDRVKKLISLVVKYL